The following DNA comes from Pirellulales bacterium.
TCGCGCGCACCCATGACTTGGCTTTCCGCCTGACGCACCCGGTTGGCGGTTTGCATGCCATTGTACAGCGTCTCGGTGGCTGACGCTCCGACCCCGCGCGACGTATACGGCACAGACACGCTGGTCGTGGCGGCGAGGCAGCCCGAAGGGAATGACCCGACGCAAGGGCCGCTGGCCAGAAAGCCGGTGGTCCCGTTGGTGTAGGTTTTTGCGACGTTGCTTGTATAATTCTCGCCGCCGTTCGCGGTAATGCTCAGCCTGGGGCGATAGCCCGACAGCGCCTGCGGCACGTTCTCGTCGGTGGCGCGCAACGCTGCGCGCTGGGCATTGAGTGAGGCATTGTTCTGGTAGGCTTGTACCAACGCCCATTCGAGCGTGTCCGCTGCCGCTTCGCTGCAGGGTATTGCAACGGCAGCGAAGATTAAGGCGAGGCTCGACGCGGACAGGACAAATGCCCGTGCCCCGCTACTGCGCATGACCCACGACACCAACGCTTCCCCGCACCCACCCATTCGGCAATCGCCGAGGCCTGTTGTGGCCCTTACCCGACTCCTCCGCCGTCGGAACCCCGCAACGGCGCCGGATTGAGCACATTAAGCGCCGTCATAGCGGCATAAAAGTCCTGGGGAGAGAAGCTGCACAGAATTCCGATCAATGGCACATATGCGCCACAGGTAATCGCCGCGTAACCGCGGCCCGACAGCGGCACGCGATGGCGGCCGGCGAACCAGCTAGAAAACGAAGGTCGGCGCGGCGCGAAAGCCCGGCAGAGTCACGGCTCCGGCGTCGAAAATCGGCCTGCCGACAAGATGGCCTTCGGCCAGGCGAAACAATGTGGCCTTGGCCGCCGGTGCGTGGCCGAAAATGCAGGCGAGTCGCCCGCCTGGCTTGAGCTGGCGGCCGAGGGCCTCGGGAACGACCTCGGTTGCTCCATCGAGCAGGATGAAATCGTAGGGCGCTGCAGCGGGCCATCCGGCAGCCAGCGGCCCTTGCACGACGACCACCCTTGCAGGACCGCTACCGGCCAGCGATGCCTGGGCTTGGCGGCCTAAATCCGGGTCCTCTTCCAATGCCACAACGGAACCGGCTAACTGCGCAAGCACGGCCGCCGAATAGCCAAGGCCGCAGCCGACATCGAGCACGTGTTCGCCGCCCGTGAGCTGGGCGGCCTCGACCAGTTTGGCAAACACCATCGGCGCCAGCATGGCGCGGCCGTTGCCGAGATCGAGCTCGCCGTCGACATAGGCCTGTTCTGCCAGCCGCCGCGGCACGAAACGCTCCCGCGGCACGTCCAGCATGGCGGCGATCAGCTCGGGACTGTGAACGTCGACGGTTCGGACCTGTCCGTCCACCATCATCCGGCGTGCGAGCACGCTGTCGAACATCGTTTTGCATCCCCCTGGGCGGCAAAATGCTGCGCAGCAATGCGCCGGGTTGTGCTGCACGGCCCGACAAAACGCAAGCGGCCGGTGGCGACTTGCATCACGGCCGCGCCCGGCCGAACCGTTGCCCGCAACCGCTCATTCCTCTATAGAGCACCCCAGCTTGCCTCTATAGAGCAGCAGCTTGCCTTTATAGAGCAGCAACTTGCCGGTGCCGGCACATCCGGCATATCAATCACGCCGGCAATGGGCCACGTGGCGGAGTGGTTACGCAACGGTCTGCAAAACCGTGTACCCCGGTTCAATTCCGGGCGTGGCCTCCAGCCTTTGCTCGCGGAGCGAGGGAAGGCTGGAGTGCAGCGAGGGCGGGCCGAGCGAGCCGCCGCGAGCTGTGTCCCGGCAGGCC
Coding sequences within:
- a CDS encoding protein-L-isoaspartate O-methyltransferase, with amino-acid sequence MFDSVLARRMMVDGQVRTVDVHSPELIAAMLDVPRERFVPRRLAEQAYVDGELDLGNGRAMLAPMVFAKLVEAAQLTGGEHVLDVGCGLGYSAAVLAQLAGSVVALEEDPDLGRQAQASLAGSGPARVVVVQGPLAAGWPAAAPYDFILLDGATEVVPEALGRQLKPGGRLACIFGHAPAAKATLFRLAEGHLVGRPIFDAGAVTLPGFRAAPTFVF